A section of the Saccopteryx leptura isolate mSacLep1 chromosome 4, mSacLep1_pri_phased_curated, whole genome shotgun sequence genome encodes:
- the CMYA5 gene encoding cardiomyopathy-associated protein 5, protein MASSDSTHAAQSFLGSDGDEEATRGLESDEESETEEEEMATESEEEPDARLSDQDEEGKTEQKCIISDPSFSMATVQREDSGITWETNSSRSSTPWASEESQTSGVYSPEGSTMNSTAGNVSFIVDEIKKVRKRTPKSKHGSPSLRGKRNKKRNSFEFQDVPANKNDNTLISESQVLNTQKEKLSNDSYDKMRKKKTTSNTPPITGAIYKEHKPLVIRPVYIGTVQYKIKMFNSIKEELIPLQFYGTLPKGYVIKEIHYRKGKDASVSLEPDLGSCDSNTVSKTGKSVAQSIEDDKVKELASPWGGALCKGSKPLSSLFSREDKKKIYADYPLKAASATKHTVSSYTSNDAAEQETQLSFPRSVLQQTGIEAKPHNLEPSSLTPDTSANMFLKTIKEEFEPDSQETVSSEPEFSVSPPLVGEVKKEDMYSADLSISLEAEESLETGPPGLAASIQEDFGPEREELNLTSLERLEPVSEQLTFPRLDVKGEKEANVLESSISLSEPLVSEKEENETSLPIAATPEPEDSNLVEEEIIELDYAESPDSEKPFPLRMAPEVEQNEEETVLPSLITSTPEHVALSEEEREENESVSTDFAFISEYSVPHDMNHELEKQGVEPVSPTIVKAMSEHAVFSEEEKEEFRPYSPALASASEHSFLSSVTEKTSDGQSPLFSTAALEHMAMSGEEASESGRHTPDSTSASEYSIPSQATMELLKKSDHKSSLKSKDVSEHMILSEEEKEENLGREHFIPDSTSISQYAEEIEPSATQETIDDMSPLKSKGVPEHMILSEDEKEDSRPHVPDVASEAEHSLPLSTTETTFESHAPALPAALSEHVGLSEEETVDMKRYTPSSTSASEVSVPPYAAPESQEEEIVRRSPLNLKGASSPMNFLEEEQDIGPFSPDSAFVSEFSFPPYTTQETEKREFECDSPICLTSPSEHTILSDEDTEEAELFSPDSASQVSGPPYRIPEANKDEIEPYPLLTAVSASGYCFSEAEEEEMEPTAATPVPEPLKSSQKEQADPSTPRSAPEDSSLLPAANKAEKANAQTTSASVSEYLISTKKQVTGAFLEPKSKDLILPYLTSELEKGEMKSSSSVVAMPVSVPAQSSVVKEKTTPVSPSSQYSVAPDSVLKKEQEPKALLTPKAANEQVAFLKVKSEEEIVPDPQEATAHVSWDREMEPQPLSAPGSGMKYSVLSDLVDEPKKGVKLSLAPTVTSELEQKMLSENEPEVIKPYSSLKETSLSGPEILSAVKMEVEHDSKITGTPRLLHLASPGVEKRAEHGPSSPEFSALSEETEKEIKPSSSVTTISVAKHDSNLTKLTKEEIPTEFSLTTPAEHPVLKAGKSEFRSGLFPLVTSVDEHVLLKEEEKVADQASSSPTETVASKHPAWSEAEKEIRLSSPPSVSFISEHSILSKVETEEVKPRLPITKTPSSQHADVSMETRVENKQGLSFSTALDSECLALSQEKNSVSASEVSGPQHVFSVNLDGEIEKKETELPFSQSVSPASKHAVPKGKTEKTASSFPRLENLVSEDLAPTLPTLSDDKSKQAVETSSAAQGACLSGKRELALAESSLGPEKKDKLHKASELPTAESELIRGLDRQSGSVDTKQGKSPITKTGGSVFEKGLAEVRSREGEEECHVSTTGPAISVVSSCLKGGPQNQEIKSVSPEIVSLGSKEAFTSLVEGDNTEAVQPYTFTLKGLSKESGHSVDLKRGEKQEISSLLPTGNVKAQVTGATVTTLKEEIDQINSFPLLQSITEPPKIASSDLLMEQEKPENTLSSDWAVKLPDVSTSFVDKQDLGIQQLSVLKENLPWEKSKSFSTTEPADMKETQRKEALISPDDGNWVLEKPERGLASHHGERALGSVQLGPSDSSSLLTEPLQAALWEKDRTYEIGKQALSHSAEESHLSLQEPGPTHIPSAKVETLSTKISPSEEIKLVPKPKSLVPAENVERNKAEGKQVSSFMGSESSTMEKANTEFSKPCKEGSQDEVTLPSERVLQKPVSGSLMEQVKSETPPSCAKAALFLMEDVELAVDNKKEAHRSVSPLPAEMPLEESKMAQSEVVDDAHERGKPASEVKIPTQIKPLSSIQENKTPQPPESPEVTQKLPEQPKAVKPGLSEAKGKKGISSFTSWMSNLFFKSSTLDNKVAEKEDLETQPSPSVEEAVTVLEPEGTAPAAANAPERPASQPPEARLLTVEEPRGTLVKPGESQNFKDKPTLLSNIEVLQQPKSSFEVSSDHHEKKEILDYSEERGLNSVVTSADGEEHFRTQSYSPLGVKSIMEEARNAVPLPVTDSERAQRPEILPPSKLRISSLNEEPRSDQKEKSLFSFAAVDKVPQQPKSASSSFTSENITRESGKSGLITLPIEESKSSLIDLGEDRLKKEMPKPTSLKISEEEVELRSLSPTEEKDNLEIRSHSLAEKKVLAEKQDTVAPLELRDNNEIGKAPITHRSHPNKLEGSNAPAVQQVYQNEYHKERHKIIEEEKGKEKKKQLQVFSEGEKQQEIPPYSVNVAGSMPEKSDVSLSHSLSETQPFSLIKTTSTTEKSESLTPEAHPEIRETKVVATQPSVLEENQVLVEKTKTSLLEDRPYHDEIDGHSCPKTGNLVLKKPSRDMVSHNEEKGQVTVSEQSKGGSIDTTKDSIKQGPPSKESDRILDHPLDETKSLETLPDLLSSVRPQTVVSGATPEFTPDRHTVHTVQTSKEQTSEMSKQSVLISKHHLEAVEASHVNEPHSLLSSNYAQFITSASTTNADKMVSTKEIAKEPKGEEFTMTSKPAGLSEDQKSAFCIISEGCEILNIHAPAFISSVDQEESEQMQDKLEYLEKKALPFPGDNEAVVGHKMLKSKLEDFAKKVTSLIENKQKETHKTKEEISTDSETGDLDLNQSTIPSEEDYFEKYTLIDYNICPDPEKQKAPGKVNVDMKLSKKVTEDINSFPESSEDNALEHEHHLVKLDESFYGPEKDYSKLFYPETQRFLVTQKSADRDASKSTNLDVDSKSSGMPLFDTEEGVLSRTQIFPTTAKAINPELLEEPPALAFLYKDLYEEAVGEKKKEAETASEGDSMNSEASFQNRNSDTDDGTGIYFEKYILKDDILHDTSVTEKDQGQGLEEKPVGKDDSYQPIAAEREIWGRFGTILGEKNLEEEQEAAYKEGESVGHVETLDNVAAQKKAPITEDINVATQKISYAVPFEDTLHVLERVDETSSQSNEAANATPEVSLNVPVQVSIAEEEFASEATCVQETVQVEPEIMVPPEPSEDRLCSSPVQDEYEFAESLNYEVVTQDTLSEELYSESTPEDVLSQGKESFEYVSGNEFVSEVEQGISAEQKQLDRERTEDQLSELVTEKDQKEPKKSQIDTYCYTCKSPISAVDKMFGTHKDHEVSTLDTAISAVKVQLAEFLENLQEKSLRIEAFVSEIESFFNTIEENCSKNEKKLEEQNEEMMKKVLAQYDEKAQTFEEVKKKKMEFLHDQMVHFLQSMDAAKDTLETIVREAEELDETVFLSSFEEINERLLSAMESTASLEKMPAAFSLFEHYDDSSSRSDQMLKQVAVPQPPRLEPQEPNSATSTTIAVYWSINKEDVIDSFQVYCMEEPQDDQEVNDLVEEYRVTVKESYCIFEDLEPDRFYQVWVMAVNFTGCSLPSERVIFRTAPSTPVIHAEDCTVCWNMATIRWRPAHPEVTETYTLEYCRQHSLEGDGLRSFSGIKGLQLKVNLQPNDNYFFYVRAINTFGTSEQSEAALISTRGTRFRLLRETAHPALQISSDGTVISFAERRRLTEVPSVLGEELPACGQHYWETTVTDCPAYRLGICSSSAVQAGALGQGETSWYMHCSEPQRYTFFYSGIVSDVHVTEHPTRVGILLDCHHQRLLFINAESGQLIFIIRHKFNEGVHPAFALEKPGKCTLHLGIEPPDSARHK, encoded by the exons GTTATCAGACCAGGATGAAGAGGGCAAAACTGAGCAGAAGTGTATCATATCTGACCCGTCCTTTTCCATGGCAACAGTTCAACGGGAAGATAGTGGAATAACCTGGGAGACCAATTCAAGTAGGTCTTCTACTCCTTGGGCTTCAGAAGAAAGTCAGACTTCTGGTGTGTATAGTCCGGAAGGGTCAACTATGAATTCTACTGCAGGGAATGTTTCCTTTATTGTGGATGAAATTAAAAAGGTCCGGAAAAGGACACCTAAGTCAAAGCATGGCTCACCATCGTTGCGTGGGAAAcgcaacaaaaaaagaaattcttttgaaTTCCAAGATGTTCCagcaaacaaaaatgataatacTTTAATTTCAGAAAGCCAGGTACTAAACACCCAGAAAGAGAAGTTATCTAATGACAGTtatgataaaatgagaaaaaagaagaccACCTCAAATACACCTCCTATTACTGGGGCAATATACAAAGAACATAAGCCATTAGTGATACGGCCAGTATATATAGGAACAGTACAATATAAAATTAAGATGTTCAATTcaattaaagaagaattaatccCTCTACAATTTTATGGAACATTGCCAAAGGGTTATGTaattaaagaaatacattatAGGAAGGGGAAAGATGCATCTGTTAGTCTAGAGCCAGATTTGGGCAGTTGTGATTCTAATACAGTTTCCAAAACAGGCAAATCAGTAGCCCAAAGCATAGAAGATGATAAAGTAAAAGAGCTTGCTTCACCTTGGGGAGGTGCACTCTGCAAAGGATCAAAGCCCCTTAGTTCCTTATTCAGCCgtgaagataaaaagaaaatttatgctGATTATCCTCTAAAGGCCGCTTCTGCCACGAAGCACACAGTTTCTTCTTATACAAGTAATGACGCAGCAGAACAAGAAACACAGCTCAGCTTTCCACGGTCAGTGCTGCAACAGACAGGCATTGAAGCAAAACCTCATAACCTGGAGCCTTCCTCTCTTACACCCGATACATCTGCAAACATGTTCCTGAAAACAATAAAGGAGGAATTTGAGCCTGATTCACAAGAAACGGTATCTTCAGAGCCTGAATTTTCAGTCTCCCCGCCTCTAGTGGGTGAGGTAAAGAAGGAAGACATGTATTCTGCTGACCTTTCCATTTCGCTAGAGGCCGAGGAGTCTCTGGAAACGGGTCCACCAGGTCTGGCAGCATCTATTCAGGAAGATTTTGGCCCAGAGAGAGAAGAGCTGAACCTGACTTCACTAGAAAGGCTAGAACCAGTTTCTGAACAACTGACCTTTCCTCGGCTTGATgtcaagggagagaaggaagcaaaTGTGCTTGAGTcatccatttctctttctgaaccTTTAGtgtcagagaaagaagaaaatgaaacttcTCTACCCATAGCTGCTACCCCTGAACCTGAAGATTCTAATTTAGTGGAAGAAGAGATCATAGAACTTGATTACGCAGAAAGTCCTGATTCTGAGAAGCCCTTCCCACTACGTATGGCCCCTGAAGTGGAGCAGAATGAAGAGGAGACTGTGCTACCATCACTGATAACATCAACACCTGAACATGTTGCTTTgtctgaggaagaaagagaggaaaatgagtctgtttctactgaCTTTGCGTTTATATCAGAGTATTCAGTCCCACACGATATGAACCATGAACTAGAAAAGCAAGGGGTTGAGCCAGTTTCTCCAACTATTGTAAAAGCTATGTCTGAACATGCAGTTTtctcagaggaggagaaagaggaattcAGGCCTTATTCCCCAGCTTTGGCCTCTGCTTCTGAACATTCTTTCTTGTCATCTGTAACCGAGAAGACTTCTGATGGCCAGTCCccactgttttccacagctgcATTGGAACACATGGCCATGTCTGGAGAAGAGGCCTCAGAAAGTGGACGTCACACACCAGATTCCACATCTGCTTCTGAATATTCAATTCCATCACAGGCAACAATGGAGTTACTGAAAAAAAGTGACCATAAGTCCTCATTGAAATCAAAAGATGTTTCTGAGCACATGATTCTGtctgaagaagagaaggaagagaaccTAGGACGTGAACATTTCATACCAGATTCCACATCGATTTCCCAATATGCAGAAGAAATTGAACCAAGTGCAACACAGGAAACAATTGATGATATGTCCCCCTTAAAATCAAAAGGTGTTCCTGAGCACATGATTCTGTCAGAAGACGAGAAGGAAGACAGCAGGCCACATGTCCCAGATGTGGCCTCTGAGGCTGAACACTCTCTCCCCCTAAGCACAACTGAGACAACTTTTGAATCCCACGCCCCAGCACTTCCAGCTGCCCTGTCAGAACACGTGGGGCTATCAGAAGAGGAAACAGTAGACATGAAGCGGTACACACCCTCTTCCACCTCTGCTTCTGAAGTTTCAGTACCACCATATGCAGCACCAGAATCACAGGAGGAAGAAATTGTTCGTAGATCCCCTTTAAATCTAAAAGGTGCCTCCTCACCCATGAATTTTTTAGAAGAAGAGCAAGACATTGGGCCTTTTTCTCCAGACTCTGCATTTGTGTCAGAGTTCTCATTCCCACCTTATACAACTCAGGAGACCGAGAAAAGAGAGTTTGAGTGTGATTCTCCAATATGTTTAACATCACCATCGGAACACACTATTTTGTCAGATGAAGACACTGAAGAAGCTGAACTTTTTTCTCCAGACTCAGCATCACAAGTTTCAGGCCCACCATATAGAATCCCAGAAGCAAACAAAGATGAAATTGAGCCCTATCCACTGTTAACAGCAGTGTCTGCTTCAGGGTACTGCTTTTCAgaagcagaggaggaagaaatggaACCAACAGCTGCTACCCCAGTACCTGAGCCCCTCAAGTCATCTCAGAAAGAACAAGCTGACCCTTCTACTCCGAGGTCTGCACCTGAAGACTCGAGTCTGCTGCCTGCAGCAAATAAAGCAGAGAAAGCAAATGCTCAAACAACCTCAGCATCTGTATCTGAATACCTCATTTCAACAAAAAAACAGGTAACTGGAGCATTTTTAGAACCTAAGTCTAAAGACCTAATTTTGCCATATTTAACCAGTGAATTGGAGAAGGGAGAAATGAAGAGTAGTTCGTCAGTAGTGGCAATGCCTGTTTCTGTGCCTGCACAATCATCCGTGGTAAAGGAAAAAACCACACCTGTTTCACCTTCATCTCAGTATTCAGTTGCACCTGATTCAGTTCTTAAGAAAGAGCAAGAACCCAAAGCATTGCTCACTCCAAAAGCTGCAAATGAACAGGTGGCtttcttaaaagttaaaagtGAGGAAGAAATTGTGCCTGATCCTCAAGAAGCAACAGCACATGTGTCATGGGATCGGGAAATGGAGCCTCAGCCTCTAAGTGCTCCAGGGTCTGGAATGAAATACTCAGTTCTGTCTGACTTGGTAGATGAGCCAAAAAAGGGTGTCAAACTCAGTTTAGCTCCAACTGTGACATCTGAACTAGAACAGAAAATGTTGTCAGAGAATGAGCCTGAAGTGATAAAACCATATTCATCTCTAAAGGAAACATCTTTATCTGGACCTGAGATTTTATCAGCAGTGAAGATGGAAGTGGAACATGATTCCAAAATTACTGGTACACCTAGATTGCTGCATTTGGCTTCACCTGGAGTGGAAAAGAGAGCTGAACATGGACCATCTTCACCAGAATTTTCAGCTTTGTCAGAAGAAACGGAGAAAGAAATTAAACCCAGTTCTTCAGTAACCACAATCTCTGTAGCTAAGCATGATTCAAACTTAACCaaattaacaaaagaagaaatccCAACAGAGTTCTCTCTTACCACCCCTGCAGAACACCCAGTCTTAAAAGCAGGAAAGAGTGAATTTAGAAGTGGTTTGTTTCCACTGGTAACATCTGTGGATGAGCATGTACtacttaaagaagaagaaaaggtagcAGACCAAGCTAGCTCTTCTCCCACTGAAACAGTTGCATCCAAACATCCAGCGTGGTCAGAAGCAGAGAAGGAAATTAGGTTGAGTTCACCTCCAAGCGTATCCTTTATATCAGAGCATTCTATTTTGTCAAAGGTAGAAACTGAAGAAGTTAAACCTAGGTTGCCAATAACCAAAACACCATCTTCTCAGCATGCAGATGTTTCTATGGAAACAAGGGTGGAAAACAAACAAGGTCTTTCATTTTCTACAGCCCTTGACTCTGAATGTTTGGCTTTATCACAGGAAAAGAATTCTGTGTCTGCCTCAGAGGTGTCAGGGCCCCAACATGTGTTTTCAGTCAACTTAGATGgtgagatagagaaaaaagaaactgaacttCCTTTCTCACAAAGCGTGTCACCTGCATCCAAACATGCAGTTCCAAAAGGCAAAACTGAGAAAACGGCCAGTTCTTTTCCCAGGTTGGAAAACTTAGTGTCAGAAGATTTAGCACCAACATTACCAACCCTCAGTGATGACAAGAGCAAACAGGCCGTGGAGACATCCTCTGCAGCTCAGGGAGCTTGCCTGTCAGgaaaacgagagcttgctctgGCAGAGTCCTCTTTGGGACCTGAGAAGAAAGACAAGCTGCACAAAGCATCAGAATTACCAACTGCTGAGTCGGAACTCATCCGTGGCTTAGATAGGCAAAGTGGATCTGTAGACACAAAACAAGGAAAATCTCCCATAACCAAAACAGGGGGTTCTGTGTTTGAAAAGGGCCTTGCTGAGGTTAgaagcagagaaggagaagaagaatgtCATGTGTCCACCACAGGGCCTGCAATCTCAGTAGTTTCGTCATGCCTTAAGGGGGGACCTCAGAACCAAGAAATTAAATCTGTCTCTCCTGAGATAGTTAGCTTAGGGTCAAAAGAAGCATTCACTTCTCTAGTTGAAGGAGACAATACTGAAGCAGTTCAACCATATACTTTTACTTTAAAAGGATTATCAAAAGAGTCGGGCCATTCAGTTGActtaaaaaggggggagaaacaaGAAATAAGCTCATTACTGCCAACAGGAAATGTGAAGGCACAAGTGACAGGAGCTACTGTAACtacactaaaagaagaaatagaccAAATAAATTCATTCCCTCTACTCCAGAGTATAACCGAACCACCGAAGATTGCTTCTTCTGACCTCCTTATGGAACAAGAGAAGCCTGAAAACACCCTTTCTTCAGATTGGGCTGTTAAATTACCTGATGTAAGCACATCTTTTGTGGATAAACAAGATCTGGGTATTCAACAACTTTCAGTTCTGAAAGAGAATTTGCCTTGGGAAAAATCAAAATCATTTTCAACAACTGAGCCTGCAGATAtgaaagaaacacaaaggaaagagGCCCTTATTTCTCCAGATGATGGAAACTGGGTGTTGGAAAAGCCAGAAAGAGGCCTGGCAAGTCATCATGGAGAGAGAGCACTGGGGTCTGTGCAGCTGGGCCCCTCCGACAGCAGCAGCCTGCTGACGGAGCCACTCCAGGCTGCACTGTGGGAGAAGGACCGTACCTATGAGATTGGAAAGCAGGCTCTGTCACATTCTGCTGAAGAATCTCATTTGTCATTACAAGAACCAGGACCTACTCATATCCCCAGTGCTAAGGTAGAGACCTTATCAACCAAAATATCTCCTTCTGAAGAAATAAAGCTGGTCCCCAAACCCAAGTCTTTAGTTCCAGCTGAAAATGTAGAGAGAAACAAAGCAGAGGGGAAACAGGTATCTTCTTTCATGGGGAGTGAAAGTTCAACAATGGAGAAAGCAAACACAGAATTTTCCAAGCCTTGCAAAGAAGGCAGCCAGGACGAAGTCACTCTACCTTCTGAAAGAGTCCTCCAGAAACCAGTGTCTGGCTCATTGATGGAACAGGTCAAATCAGAAACTCCTCCCTCTTGTGCCAAAGCAGCTCTTTTCCTGATGGAAGATGTAGAACTTGCAGTGGACAATAAAAAGGAAGCACACAGGAGTGTATCTCCTTTACCTGCAGAGATGCCATTAGAAGAGTCAAAAATGGCTCAGTCAGAGGTTGTAGATGATGCTCATGAGAGAGGGAAACCAGCATCTGAAGTGAAAATACCCACACAGATAAAACCCCTCTCCTCaatccaagaaaataaaacacctcaACCGCCAGAGTCACCTGAAGTGACACAAAAGCTGCCTGAGCAGCCCAAGGCAGTTAAACCAGGCCTTTCTGaggcaaagggaaagaaaggcatTTCATCTTTCACGTCATGGATGtccaatttgttttttaaatcaagcaCTCTAGATAACAAAGTTGCTGAAAAAGAAGATTTAGAAACTCAGCCAAGCCCCTCTGTAGAAGAAGCAGTGACTGTGCTAGAGCCTGAAGGCACAGCTCCAGCTGCCGCTAATGCCCCCGAGAGACCAGCCAGCCAGCCGCCAGAGGCAAGACTCCTCACTGTGGAAGAGCCCAGAGGTACTTTAGTTAAACCTGGTGAAAGTCAAAATTTTAAGGACAAACCTACACTTTTATCAAATATAGAAGTTTTACAACAGCCAAAGTCCAGCTTTGAGGTGTCCAGTGACCATCATGAGAAGAAAGAAATCCTAGACTATTCAGAGGAAAGGGGCCTAAACTCAGTAGTTACTTCTGCTGATGGTGAGGAACATTTTAGAACTCAATCTTACTCTCCCTTGGGTGTGAAATCCATTATGGAAGAAGCCAGAAATGCTGttcctcttcctgtcactgatagtGAAAGAGCCCAGAGGCCAGAAATCTTGCCTCCATCTAAATTGAGAATTTCTAGTCTTAATGAGGAGCCAAGAAGTGATCAAAAGGAAAAGTCACTCTTTTCATTTGCTGCGGTAGATAAGGTACCACAACAGCCAAAGTCAGCTTCATCTAGCTTCACAAGTGAAAATATCACAAGGGAATCAGGGAAGTCAGGGTTGATAACTTTGCCAATAGAAGAATCTAAGAGCAGTTTAATTGATCTTGGTGAAGACAGactaaagaaagaaatgccaAAACCTACTTCCTTGAAAATTTCTGAAGAGGAAGTAGAACTCAGGTCTCTTAGCCCAACTGAGGAGAAAGATAACTTGGAAATCAGATCACATTCTTTGGCAGAAAAGAAGGTGCTGGCAGAAAAACAAGACACTGTGGCCCCATTAGAGTTAAGAGATAATAATGAAATAGGAAAGGCACCAATTACACATAGATCTCACCCTAATAAATTGGAAGGATCAAATGCTCCTGCTGTACAGCAAGTCTATCAAAATGAATACCACAAAGAAAGACACAAAATTattgaggaagagaaaggaaaagaaaaaaaaaagcagctgcaAGTATTttcagaaggagagaagcagcaggAGATTCCGCCTTATTCTGTGAATGTAGCTGGGTCTATGCCTGAAAAATCAGATGTCTCTTTAAGTCATTCTCTGAGTGAAACTCAGCCATTTTCACTTATTAAAACTACATCAACTACTGAAAAATCAGAAAGCTTGACCCCAGAGGCTCACCCAGAAATCAGGGAAACAAAAGTAGTAGCAACCCAGCCATCTGTATTAGAAGAAAATCAAGTGTTGGTGGAGAAAACCAAGACTTCCCTTCTGGAGGATCGTCCTTACCATGATGAAATAGATGGCCACTCTTGTCCCAAGACAGGAAATCTGGTACTGAAAAAACCAAGCAGGGATATGGTAAGTCATAATGAAGAAAAGGGACAGGTTACAGTGTCAGAGCAGTCAAAAGGTGGTTCAATAGATACCACAAAAGACAGTATCAAACAAGGACCTCCATCTAAAGAATCTGATAGGATTTTAGACCATCCTTTGGATGAAACAAAGAGCTTAGAAACACTGCCAGATTTGTTGTCATCTGTGAGACCACAAACAGTTGTTTCAGGGGCCACTCCAGAATTTACCCCAGATAGGCACACAGTTCATACTGTTCAAACGTCAAAGGAGCAAACCTCCGAAATGTCTAAGCAATCTGTACTTATTTCAAAGCACCACTTGGAGGCTGTAGAAGCTTCCCATGTAAATGAACCCCACTCTTTGTTAAGCAGCAACTATGCTCAATTTATAACAAGTGCCTCAACAACCAATGCCGATAAAATGGTTTCTACTAAAGAAATAGCCAAGGAGCCTAAAGGTGAAGAATTTACAATGACTAGTAAGCCAGCTGGACTTTCAGAAGATCAAAAGAGTGCCTTCTGTATTATTTCTGAAGGCTGCGAGATATTGAATATTCATGCTCCTGCATTTATATCTTCAGTTGATCAGGAAGAAAGTGAACAAATGCAAGATAAGTTGGAATATTTGGAAAAGAAGGCCTTGCCCTTCCCTGGCGATAATGAGGCAGTTGTTGGCCATAAAATGTTAAAGAGTAAGTTAGAAGATTTTGCTAAAAAAGTTACATCAttgatagaaaataaacaaaaggaaactcataaaacaaaagaggagatatCCACAGATTCAGAAACTGGTGATTTAGACTTGAATCAGTCCACAATTCCcagtgaagaggattattttgaaaaatatacattgaTTGATTATAACATCTGCCCAGacccagaaaaacagaaagctCCAGGAAAAGTAAATGTTGACATGAAACTCTCAAAGAAAGTTACAGAAGATATTAACTCTTTCCCAGAAAGTTCAGAGGACAATGCCCTAGAACATGAACATCACTTGGTGAAATTAGATGAAAGCTTTTATGGACCGGAAAAGGATTACAGCAAATTATTTTACCCAGAGACCCAAAGGTTTTTAGTTACCCAAAAATCAGCTGACAGAGATGCTTCAAAGAGCACAAATCTAGATGTAGATTCAAAGTCATCTGGGATGCCTTTATTTGATACTGAGGAAGGAGTTTTGTCACGAACCCAGATATTTCCTACAACTGCTAAAGCCATTAATCCTGAACTTCTGGAAGAACCACCTGCACTTGCGTTTTTATATAAGGACCTGTATGAAGAAGCagttggagagaaaaagaaggaagcagagacagcTTCTGAAGGTGACAGTATGAATTCTGAGGCATCATTTCAAAACAGAAATTCTGACACTGATGATGGAACTGGAATATATTTTGAGAAGTACATACTCAAAGATGACATTCTCCATGACACATCTGTAACTGAAAAGGACCAAGGCCAAGGTCTAGAAGAAAAACCTGTTGGTAAAGATGATTCATACCAACCAATAgcagcagaaagagaaatttgGGGGAGGTTTGGAACTATTTTAGGGGAGAAGAATCTGGAAGAGGAACAAGAAGCTGCTTATAAGGAAGGAGAATCAGTAGGCCATGTGGAGACACTTGACAATGTAGCTGCGCAGAAGAAAGCTCCCATCACTGAGGACATCAATGTGGCTACCCAGAAGATAAGCTACGCAGTTCCATTTGAAGACACCCTTCATGTTCTGGAGAGAGTAGATGAAACAAGCAGCCAGAGTAATGAAGCAGCAAATGCAACTCCAGAGGTCAGTCTGAATGTCCCAGTACAAGTGTCCATCGCAGAGGAAGAATTTGCATCTGAAGCAACTTGTGTTCAAGAAACAGTGCAAGTAGAACCTGAAATAATGGTCCCACCTGAGCCAAGTGAAGATAGGCTCTGCAGTAGTCCTGTTCAGGATGAATATGAATTTGCTGAATCCTTGAATTATGAAGTAGTTACTCAAGATACTTTATCAGAAGAACTGTATTCAGAATCCACCCCTGAAGATGTGTTATCTCAGGGAAAGGAATCCTTTGAATACGTCAGTGGAAATGAATTTGTGAGTGAGGTGGAACAAGGTATATCTGCTGAACAGAAACAGttggacagagagaggacagaagacCAGTTATCAGAGTTAGTAACCGAGAAGGATCAAAAGGAACCGAAAAAGTCCCAGATTGACACATATTGCTATACTTGCAAAAGCCCAATTTCTGCTGTTGACAAGATGTTTGGTACCCACAAAGACCATGAGGTTTCAACACTTGATACAGCTATAAGTGCTGTAAAg GTTCAGTTAGCAGAATTTCTAGAAAATTTACAAGAGAAGTCCTTGAGGATTGAAGCTTTTGTTAGTGAGATAGAATCATTTTTTAATACCATTGAG gaaaattgtagtaaaaatgagaaaaaactggAAGAACAGAATGAAGAAATGATGAAGAAGGTTTTGGCCCAGTATGATGAGAAGGCCCAGACCTTTGAGgaagtgaagaaaaagaagatggagTTCCTGCACGACCAGATGGTCCACTTTCTGCAGAGCATGGACGCGGCCAAGGACACCCTGGAGACTATtgtgagagaggcagaggagcTCGATGAGACCGTTTTTCTGAGT TCGTTTGAGGAAATCAATGAAAG GTTGCTTTCTGCAATGGAGAGTACTGCTTCTTTAGAGAAAATGCCTGCTGCATTTTCACTTTTTGAACATTATGATGACAGCTCGTCAAGAAGTGACCAGATGTTAAAACAAGTGGCTG TTCCACAGCCTCCTAGATTAGAACCCCAGGAACCAAATTCTGCCACTAGCACAACAATTGCGGTTTATTGGAGCATAAACAAGGAAGATGTCATTGACTCATTCCAGGTTTACTGCATGGAAGAGCCACAAGATGATCAAGAAGTAAACG ATTTGGTAGAAGAATACAGAGTTACAGTGAAAGAAAGCTACTGCATTTTTGAAGATTTGGAACCTGACCGATTCTATCAAGTATGGGTAATGGCTGTGAACTTCACTGGATGTAGCCTGCCTAGCGAAAGGGTAATTTTTAGAACAG